The genomic interval CACAATCCCAAGAAGGTGTTGAAGAGTTAATCGAACAAGTTTCCAATGGGGTTATCGATTATACGGTTGCTGAAAAAAATATCGCCGAAATCAACGATCGCTTTTACGACAACCTAGATGTTAGTTTGCCTATTTCCTTCAAACAGAATGTAGCTTTTGGATTGAATAAAAAATCTCCAATCCTCCAAAAACGATTGAATATTTGGTTGTCTAAATTCATGAATCGCGAAGCTTTTTCATACATCAAGCGCAAGTATTTCGAGCAAATTCGTGGCTCAATTGCTGGTGATGTCAACTTCAAATCACGACGTGGAACCATTTCTCCTTTTGATGCGATATTAAAAGCTGAAGGAATTAAACACAATATTGACTGGCGTTTGGTTGCTGCATTGATTTATCATGAAAGTAAATTCAATCCGAATGCAAGAGCATTTGGTGGCGCTTATGGTTTGATGCAATTCATGCCTGGAACAGGTCCAAAATTCGGTGTCTACCCCACTTCTCCTCCTGAAGTTCAAATTCAAGGAGGCTACAAGTATTTGACTCGAATCACCAAACTTTGGGTTGGAATAAAAGACGAAGAAGAACGCAATAAATTCATTTTAGCAAGTTACAATGCGGGTTCTGGACATATTTTAGATGCGCAACGATTAGCCGAAAAACAAGGATTAAATCCACACATTTGGAACGATAACGTAGAGAAAATGGTCATGAATCTCGGGAAACACGCTTACTACACCGATGAAGTGGTTAAAAGTGGTGCTTTCAGGGGAAACATTTGTATTCGTTATGTGCGCGGAATTACTTCTCGATACGAAACGTATAAAACATTGGTTAAACGTTAAGTTCAGCGACAAATCGTAACTTTGCTTATGCAACAACTGATAGTCATTGAAGGTCCAACTGCAAGTGGAAAAACTGCACTTTCCGTAGCACTGGCAAAAGCGTTAAATACGGTGGTTATTTCAGCAGATTCAAGGCAATTTTACAAAGAATTATCAATCGGAACAGCAAAGCCAAAAGTGGAAGAAATGGAAGGTATCCCACATTACTTCATAGATTCTCACTCAATTTCCAATCCTGTTAGCGCCGCTCAGTTTGAATTTGAAGCAATGAATCTCATTCAAAATGAACTTTTTCACCATTCATCCATTATTCTTGCTGGAGGTTCAGGAATGTTTATTGACGCTTTGTGTATTGGACTCGATCTCATTCCTACTGATTCCGAAATCCAAGAAAATCTTCGAGTAGAACTCCAAGAAAAAGGATTGGAATCTCTATTAGAAGAATTGAAAGAAACAGATTTTGATTTCTACCAAGAAGTCGACAAACAAAATCCAGTGCGAATTTTACGTGCTTTGGAAGTCATTCGTGCAACAAGCAAGCCGTTTTCAGCATGGAGAAAAAAAGAGCTTCCACAAAGACCTTTTGCCGTAAAGCGTTTTGTGATCAATCATCCAAGAGATATTTTATACGACCGAATCAATCAACGTGTAGATATCATGATTGAGGCAGGTTTGATTGATGAAGTGAAAAGTGTTTTGGAATTTCGGAAATTCACCGCCCTTCAAACCGTTGGCTATAAAGAAGTATTCGATTACTTAGATGGAACAATTGATTTACTCACTTGTACTGATAAAATCAAGCAACATACTCGAAATTATGCCAAAAGACAATTAACTTGGTTCAAGAAACATCCTGATACAATTTGGCTAGAAGCAAAATCAACTTCGGAAATGGTTGCTGAAATTTTGCAATCTATTCAAAAGTAAGGAGTTAAAAACTTGGAATGATATTTGAAATTGCTTTGAAAAATTACTAAGATGAACATTCAATTTAATCAGGTTATGCCCTTCCCGCTTGCATCCATTTCACATGGGGTCGATAGTATTTGGGGAAATGAAGCAAAACTTGAAGCAGGTAAGAAAATTCTACTGAATGCATCTTCTGGAAAAGGAAAGTCCACTTTTTCAATGACTGTATTTGGGATTCGAAAAGATTACGATGGTACAATCCTTTACGACGGTCAAGACATCAAAAGCTTTTCTGTAGATGAATGGGTAGAAATTCGTCAACGTAGGATATCAACCGTTTTTCAAGATCTACAACTCTTTCATAAATTGACTGTTGCGGAAAATTTGCTGCTCAAAAATCAATTAACTGATTACAAAACAGAACAAGAAATCAAATCCATGCTCAATCAACTTGAAATTGGACATAAATGGAATGATCCGTGTGGTTTGTTATCCATGGGGCAGCAACAGCGCGTTGCCATTGTTCGCTCACTTTGTCAACCATTCAATTGGCTTGTTCTTGACGAACCTTTTTCTCATTTAGACGAACAAAACAGCATGCGTTGTTTATCCATGATTGATGCAGAATGCAACCGGCAGAATGCAGGATTTATTCTCACATCTTTGGATGATGACAATCGCTTTTCTTACGACTACGAATTAAAGCTCTGAGCCATGTTACGCAAATTACTCTTTCAACACCAAGATAAACGCCAATTGATTATTGCTGTTATCGGAGCATTTCTAGGAATGACTTTCCTAATTACCTCCATTCATTACTTAATTAAAGTCAACGATTTTGGAAAAGGATCTGAAATATTGGGGCCAAATACCGTAATTGTTCAAAAGAAAGTGTCTAGCTTCAACACGCTGAACATTGCAAAAACTGATTTTTCTATGAACGAAATCGAAGAAATGAGGAAAAAAAGCTTCATTTTGGCTGTGAAACCAGTAGAATCGAATAACTTTAATATTACCATACAAACTGCAGATACCATGGTTCCTTACTTTAGAGGAGACATCTTCATCCAAACTGTAGATCCAGATTTTCTAGCTATCAAATCAACTAAATGGCATTGGAAAGAAGGAGACACTATCGTTCCAATTCTAATGCCACGGGATTTATTGGTGATGATGAATATGTTTATGAGTTCGAAAGGAATGCCTCAAATCAGTGATGAATTAGCGATGGATATCCATTTTAAATTTGCCTTGATGAATGACACCATGAAAGAATACATTTCCTGTCAAATCATTGGTTTTACAAATGAAGTTTCATCTGTGCTTGTTCCCCAAAGTTTTATGAATTACGCTAATAACCGTTTTGCACCTGACGCTGAACAAAAAATCACTCAAATTATGATTTCTGGAAAAGAAAATGAATTTGGATTGGTTGAAACAATGTTAAAAGAACGTCATTTAGAGTCTAAAAATTCTCAAGTTGTTGTTGGACGCTTAAAAAGTATGGTCGGAACTTTAATTCTAATTGTACTTGGCATATCGATTATCGCTGTCTTTCTTTCAGGATTAGTATTGATTCAATACCTCCAACTATTATTAAGTAAAAATCTATACGAAGTCCGCACATTGATGCGTTTGGGGCATCATCCAAAAACATTGATTCGAACTTTCGCAGTGTATTTCTCTAAAGTTTTTGGAATAATTGGCATATTAGGTTTAGGCTCTTTCATTGGATTTAAGCTAATTTTAGACTCCATATTTGAATCAGGAGGATTGTACATCGATACCAACATTAGTGGGCTTAGTATTCTTGCATTAATATTCGCTTATACTTTGTTTACCTTAGCTTCCTATTTGAGTGCTCGAAAAGGAATTTACGAACAGAATAATGGTTAAATTTCTGTTAAACCAATGACTTTATTAAATTTGCTACGTCATGATATTAAATAAAAACTCAAACATGAAACAACTTCTTGTATTTACTTTACTACTTGTGTCCAGCTTTGGATATAGTCAAAAATTGCGATTCAAAGTTGAAGGAGCAAAAGACACGACTGTTTTCTTGACGAAATACTATGGCTCTAAGCTTTTTTATGCAGATACCGCAATCATGAAAGGTGGCGTTGTGGAATTTACCGCAAAACCTGATTTAAAACCAGGGTTTATAGCTCTTTTAATGCCCGGTCAAAAATTCTTTGAGGTGATTTACAACAACGAAGATATCAATATTGAAACAAAAGGTCCAGCTACCGATTTCGTTTCAAATATGAAAGTGAAAAAATCGGAAGAAAACAAAGTTTTTGTCGCTTACATCAATTACCTACAAGAACAACGAAAAGTTGCTACCGCATTTTCGGAAGAGCGCAAAAAATTCAAAGAAGGAGATACTCAATACAAACGTTTGGGGGAACAAATGGATTCTGTTTCCAAATTAGTAGCAACCTACCAAACAGATTTACAAAAAAACAATCCTACAAAATTAGTTTCTAAAATCATCAAAATGTCTATGGATGTTCCTGTTCCTGAAGCTCCAAAAGATGCAACCGGAAAAGTGATTGATGAAAACTTCAGATACAAATATTACCGTGCCCATTACTGGGACAACATCGATTTGAAAGATGATCGTTTAGTCAATACATCTGTTTTTGGTTCAAAAATGGAATATTTCTTTGGAAAAAACATGTTGGTTCAACATCCTGATACTGTTTTGGCTTTTGCCTTCCCTTTCTGTGATCAATTCGATAAAAAATCGGAGTTATTCAAATATTCTGTGGATTACATCACAAATGCATTTGCTAAGTCAAACATTATGGGAATGGACAAAGTATACGTTTACATGGTAAATCGCTATTACTGTCAGAACGATGCTTCTGGAAATTCGATTGCTTTTTGGATGAAGGACAAAGAAAAATTAAAAGAATTGTGTGAAGACAACAAAGTGAAGATGAATTTAGTTCAAGGTGTTCGCCCGCCAAACATTAGCTTGCGTGATACAACAGATGTGAACTGGAAAGATTTCTACAGCTTAAAAAGCGAATATACCATTCTTTACTTCTGGGATCCAGAATGTGGACATTGTAAAAAAACGACTCCAAAATTACAGACTTTGTACGAGAAAAAATTCAAAGCTCGAAACGTAGAAATATTCTCAGTTGGAAAAGCTACAGGAGAAGATTTTGAAAAATGGAAGAAATTCATCCGCGATAATAAGTTGACATTTATCAATGTTGGATTAACCAAAAAATTATTTGAAGAGGCAACAGAAGATCCAAGAAAATTCATTCCCAAGCATACAACCTTGGAGGCTTTAAACTATCATGATACGTATGATATTTATGCTACTCCACGAATTTTCGTTTTGGATAAAGACAAAAAGATTATAGCGAAGCAATTAACAATTTCTCAATTAGAAGATTTTATTGATCGCATGCAAAACATCAAAGATGCTGAAAAGCTTTTCCCTCCTGATCCAGAAGAAGAAGCTCATTAAATTGAAAGACCAGTCTCCTAATTACGGACTGGTCTTTTTTATTCTATAACTAATTGTACTTCAATAAGATTGTTTTTTTTAGAAAAATAAACTGTTTTGAAAATGTTAAAATTAGATTAAGCATACACATAATTGGTTATTTTTGGAGGATTACTACACACTCTCCTATGAAAATTACTACTGCGTTCTTCATCCTATTTCTATTATCTCCATTTTTTTTAATCGCTCAATGTCCCACTTGTGGAAATGGCATTGCTGATGCTGGAGAAACAACCTTAAATTGCCCCTCTGATATTTCTCATACTGCAACTTGCACGAGTCCATGTGCACAACCAACTTCTTTTGAGGGAGCTACAGGAATACGCCAAGCTTTTGATTTTGTTGGAACTACTACTTGGACAACAGCAGGTCTTCCAACTGGCTGGGCCTTTGCAGGTGCACCAACCTCTACAACGGCTGGTGCATTACCAGCAACAGATACTTATGGTGCGAAAGCAGGGTTGATTCAACCCAACTGTACTGGAGGTTGTACTTCAACAAACGGTTTTTGTATTGGAAACTTAGCAAATAGTGTTGCTGTTAATGCTAGTAGTGGAGCAAATGGAAAACTGGGAGCAAACTTTGATGGACGAGCAAATGTGGCTCAAAACTTGAGTTATGCCGTTCTTAGAGGACAAGGTAGTCCAACACTTGTTTCGCCAACCTTTAATATGTCAGCCGTAGAAGGTTTTAAAGTTCAGTTCTGGTTATTTCCTTCAGAATCATCTTGCGGACAAACAAACGGATGGGGTTCTTGTACAGGAAACGTTGCATTTTTAGATTTTTCTTCCAATGGAGGAACAAACTGGACACAAATTATGCAAATGGATCTCAATTCATCCAACATAGATATGTGTACAAACAACTCTACAAATACTATGTGGCTGACAGGAAGTTCTTGGTCACGCGTTTGTTTGACTGTTTTTAAATCAGCTACCTCTCCTGGAAATTTCTACACAGCTGCAACAGGATCAACAGCAGCTTCTGGAATCATGGTTAGCAATACTTACTTTACATCAAACTTCAAATTTAGAATTAGATATGCTCAATCTGTAAGCTGTAATGTGACTGCTACAGCTACTAATCCTGGGCGCTACTTAGCTATTGATTATCCAGTAATTACTTCTGGAAATGAAATGATTCCTTGTGGAATTTCTTTTTCGAATATGTGTGGATACGGCCCAGACAACAACGATGATGGCGTTGGATCAAGTACTGCAACAACACAGACCACTGCTTTCGGAACAGTGAAGCGAAGTGTGAATCAAGCTGAGCGAGGCGTTGAAATTTTTAATTCTCAGAACAGCACTTTTGGATCAAACAATGCCTCTGGATCCAATTTTTCGACCAATTATGATTTGTGTAATGCGGAAGGAGGTGATCAACAATGTATTGACTGGCAGGCCAATAATAATTCTTCAGCAGCAGTTTATGAGTGTATAACTGATTGGGAAACTACTGGAATATCATTAGCTTACTACAAAGAAACAACTCCTCAATCACTTGGTATGACCAAAGTAACTGCAGCTGGAAAAACAGCAGCTATTGGTTGGAGACATACTGCAACGCTGTATTCAAATTGCGGAGGAAGTCTCGATTTGAATGCTGGATGCAATGGTTATTCATTCAGATCGGGATCTTTACCTACTCAATTTTCTAGAGGGTTTTACCAATTGGCCACAAATACAATCGGACAATCTTGGACATTCTATGGAGCAACTTCGTGTAGTCATTATTTCAATGGACCCACTTTTGCTCCAATTGCTATTCCTACTGCTTTGCCAAGCGCAGCCAACTACGTTATTTGTAGCGGTCCTAATTTGGTTTTCACCGCTGATGTTAACTATTGTTCAACAAGTAGCTTTACAGGAGCTTCAACCATTAGTATCACAGGACCTGGAGGGTTTTCAGAAACAATCGATGGAGGATCAACTGGTTCTAATCCAATCACAATCGCAGGTGAGTATTTCTTAACTGGCTATACGCCTAGTTCTCCTAATCAATGCTTAGATTGTGGAAGAACAATCTGCGTAACTGTAGCACAAATCGATATTGATAATTGTAATAGCTCACTCCCAGTTCAACTCATCAATTTAAGAGCACTGTCCAAAGAAACTAGTGTTGAACTATTTTGGGAAACTGAAAGTGAAAAGAACAGTAATCACTTTAACATTGAGCGCTCAGAAAATGGAAGCGAATTTGAAACGATTGAAATTATTCAAGCAGCGGGTAATTCATCCAAAGTTCTCTCGTATCAATTTAATGATTTAATGCCCTTAACAGGAACTTCTTATTACCGCTTAAAAATGGTAGACTTAGATGGAAGTAATCGCTATTCTTCCATTATTTCGACAATCTCTAAAAGCTCTGATATTCAAATATTTCCAAATCCCAACAACGGAACATTCCAAGTCGTGGGATTAAATGGACTGAATACCTTAGAATTATCTGATTTACAAGGAAAATCAATCCAACTCAAGGAAACGAATGAAGAATCAATTTCTTTCGATTTAAAACAGGAATCTGGAGTTTATATGCTTCGCATCAGTAATTCAAAAGGAAGTGAAACATTGAGGGTATTGGTGAAATAAATTACGAATTACGTCCCGATAGCTATCGGGATACGAATTACGAATTACTTATAATTAAAATAAAAGAGACGCTTTGGACACACTAAGCATACCCATTAATCATAAACCGCATCTAAACCACTGCGTTCTTCTTTTGGAATTCGGAATAACAATAATAGTCCAATAATGAAGAAAAAGGCCACCGAAACAACTGAATAACGGATAGATTCGAAACCAATTTCCATCAGTCCGAAGAAAAGGGTACCTGTTACAATTCCAATTTTCTCTGTTGCATCATAAAACGAAAAATAACTGGCATTATCCTCTGTTTCAGGTAAATATTTCGAATACGTTGATCGAGCCAATGCTTGAACTCCACCCATTACAATTCCAACTGCACAAGCTAATCCGTAGAACTGAACTGGTGTTTCAATAACAAATGCTGCAGCACAAACTCCTAACCAAATAACGATGGAAATTCCGAGCGTTTTAATATTTCCGATTTTACCCGATAAACGAGACATGACAAATGCTCCTGCCGCACCCAATAATTGAATCAATAAAATGGCAATAATCAAACCACTATCATCTACTTTACCATCTACAACTGGCCATGAAATTTCCTTCTTAGCAAAGAAAGTAGCCATCAACATAACCGTTTGAACACCTGTATTGAAAAAGAAAAAAGAAGTTAAATACCTTTTCAATCGCTTTGTTTTACGAAACTCCCCAAAAACAGTTCTCAGTTCTTTAAACCCTTTCCAGATATACCCTTTTTCTAGAACTCTTGGAGAAGAGGTGTTTGGCAAAACACGATACGTAAATTGAGAGAAACCGACCCACCAAAGTCCAACAAGTAAAAAACAATATTGAACTGGAAAATCTTGTGTTTTAATTAGAACCAAACAAATTATTAAAAGGATCATTGAACCTAAATAACCCATAGTAAATCCACGAGCAGAAATTTTATCCAAATCTTTCTTGGGAGCAATTTCGGGAAGATACGAATTGTAAAAAACCAAACTGTTCCAAAAACCGATACTCGCAAAGAAAAGAGATAACATACCTATTTCCATCCACCCCGAACGCATCAAATCTGTAAAGAAGTAAAGAGACATACAAGAAATAGCACCGAGGTAGCAGAAAAATTGCAAGAAGCGTTTTTTATTTCCTCGATAATCTGCAACACCAGATAAAAGCGGAGATGAAAAAGAAACAAGCAAAAAAGACGCGGAAAGTACAAAACTCATCAAAGCAGAGTTTGGAATATGCATTCCGAAAAAGTCTACCATGACTTCTTCTCCTTTTGCAAGCTGAGAAGGATCTAAATCTGCCCAGGCTTTTCCTGCATTTTCTGCTTTCTCTGACAAATATTGTTTAGTAGTAACCGTATCATAGAAAATGGGGAAAATTGCAGAAGAAATAACTAAATTGTAAACTGAGTTTGCCCAATCATACATGACCCAACCTCTAATTACTTTCTTGTCGCCTTTTTGTATTGTCATAGGTGGTTTTTAAGCTGTCACTTGATTTACATAATCATTCAGATATGCAAAATAAGTTGTAAGGTTTCCATTCAAATCAGTTTCAGATCCTCTTCCAATGATATTGTCTGGATCATCTCCAAACAAATGAGGAAAAACAGATTTAATTAATTCATTTCCAAAATCCTCCGAAGCATCTTTTGGCAATTCGCAAGGTAAATTATCTACCGCCATCACTGTAATCGATCCAGTTGCTTTCCAATCACATTCCTCTCCTGTTTTTGGATCGTATCCATAAAATGGGTCTGCAATTTTAGAAGGGCGTAAAGTTGATGCAATTGGTCCTTGGATATCACAAGAAACATCCGCAACTACTTGAATCTTATTTTTAGAAGATTTCAAATCATCTGCTGTTAAAATAAACGGAGATTTATTACTCCAGAAATGACATGCAATGTAGATATCTGCCGCTTCAGAATAACGCGTAAAGCTTGATTCATAGATTTCAGGAGTACTGTAGAACTCAGCTTTACTAAATGGTTTCCCATCTTTTCGTCGATAGTAGTCTTCGATTTCTAAATGTGTAAAAACAGGAGTTTCAAATTTTTCAGCTAGGAATTCATCTGGGCTAACTTCTGTAAATGGCAATAAGTCCATGATTTCTCGTGCTCCATATCCTACTCTCCCAAAACCTGTCAATACCAATTTCATATCTGAAGGGAAATCTACATGTTGTAATTCTTCCTCCATTTCTTTTCTTCCAGTACATTCGTGAGCTGGTTTTAACTGGAAGCTACCCGTTTTCTCACCATATGCACGAATCCCATTGTAAGCTCCTACAATACCTGCATAGCGACCAAAACCAATAATACGCTTGTTCTCTTTTGATTTCAGAACTTCGTAATCAATCAATTGGATTT from Fluviicola taffensis DSM 16823 carries:
- a CDS encoding transporter substrate-binding domain-containing protein; protein product: MLKTKNGILRLFIVTSCLFLAACSSEKIDSRKKPLDAHDFDLPGIYKRGSLVVLAENSSTSFFIYKGKKMGFEYEILKEFAEELGVTLEVKIVNNLDEINDILNRGEGDIVACNYTVTRERRAEINFSTPFLQTNQVLIQRKSSPETADQKVSFISDPIQLANKKVVVWEKSSYYTRLIHLQDEIGDTIQIRPTQSQEGVEELIEQVSNGVIDYTVAEKNIAEINDRFYDNLDVSLPISFKQNVAFGLNKKSPILQKRLNIWLSKFMNREAFSYIKRKYFEQIRGSIAGDVNFKSRRGTISPFDAILKAEGIKHNIDWRLVAALIYHESKFNPNARAFGGAYGLMQFMPGTGPKFGVYPTSPPEVQIQGGYKYLTRITKLWVGIKDEEERNKFILASYNAGSGHILDAQRLAEKQGLNPHIWNDNVEKMVMNLGKHAYYTDEVVKSGAFRGNICIRYVRGITSRYETYKTLVKR
- the miaA gene encoding tRNA (adenosine(37)-N6)-dimethylallyltransferase MiaA, giving the protein MQQLIVIEGPTASGKTALSVALAKALNTVVISADSRQFYKELSIGTAKPKVEEMEGIPHYFIDSHSISNPVSAAQFEFEAMNLIQNELFHHSSIILAGGSGMFIDALCIGLDLIPTDSEIQENLRVELQEKGLESLLEELKETDFDFYQEVDKQNPVRILRALEVIRATSKPFSAWRKKELPQRPFAVKRFVINHPRDILYDRINQRVDIMIEAGLIDEVKSVLEFRKFTALQTVGYKEVFDYLDGTIDLLTCTDKIKQHTRNYAKRQLTWFKKHPDTIWLEAKSTSEMVAEILQSIQK
- a CDS encoding ATP-binding cassette domain-containing protein: MNIQFNQVMPFPLASISHGVDSIWGNEAKLEAGKKILLNASSGKGKSTFSMTVFGIRKDYDGTILYDGQDIKSFSVDEWVEIRQRRISTVFQDLQLFHKLTVAENLLLKNQLTDYKTEQEIKSMLNQLEIGHKWNDPCGLLSMGQQQRVAIVRSLCQPFNWLVLDEPFSHLDEQNSMRCLSMIDAECNRQNAGFILTSLDDDNRFSYDYELKL
- a CDS encoding FtsX-like permease family protein produces the protein MLRKLLFQHQDKRQLIIAVIGAFLGMTFLITSIHYLIKVNDFGKGSEILGPNTVIVQKKVSSFNTLNIAKTDFSMNEIEEMRKKSFILAVKPVESNNFNITIQTADTMVPYFRGDIFIQTVDPDFLAIKSTKWHWKEGDTIVPILMPRDLLVMMNMFMSSKGMPQISDELAMDIHFKFALMNDTMKEYISCQIIGFTNEVSSVLVPQSFMNYANNRFAPDAEQKITQIMISGKENEFGLVETMLKERHLESKNSQVVVGRLKSMVGTLILIVLGISIIAVFLSGLVLIQYLQLLLSKNLYEVRTLMRLGHHPKTLIRTFAVYFSKVFGIIGILGLGSFIGFKLILDSIFESGGLYIDTNISGLSILALIFAYTLFTLASYLSARKGIYEQNNG
- a CDS encoding thioredoxin-like domain-containing protein, which encodes MKQLLVFTLLLVSSFGYSQKLRFKVEGAKDTTVFLTKYYGSKLFYADTAIMKGGVVEFTAKPDLKPGFIALLMPGQKFFEVIYNNEDINIETKGPATDFVSNMKVKKSEENKVFVAYINYLQEQRKVATAFSEERKKFKEGDTQYKRLGEQMDSVSKLVATYQTDLQKNNPTKLVSKIIKMSMDVPVPEAPKDATGKVIDENFRYKYYRAHYWDNIDLKDDRLVNTSVFGSKMEYFFGKNMLVQHPDTVLAFAFPFCDQFDKKSELFKYSVDYITNAFAKSNIMGMDKVYVYMVNRYYCQNDASGNSIAFWMKDKEKLKELCEDNKVKMNLVQGVRPPNISLRDTTDVNWKDFYSLKSEYTILYFWDPECGHCKKTTPKLQTLYEKKFKARNVEIFSVGKATGEDFEKWKKFIRDNKLTFINVGLTKKLFEEATEDPRKFIPKHTTLEALNYHDTYDIYATPRIFVLDKDKKIIAKQLTISQLEDFIDRMQNIKDAEKLFPPDPEEEAH
- a CDS encoding T9SS type A sorting domain-containing protein, whose product is MKITTAFFILFLLSPFFLIAQCPTCGNGIADAGETTLNCPSDISHTATCTSPCAQPTSFEGATGIRQAFDFVGTTTWTTAGLPTGWAFAGAPTSTTAGALPATDTYGAKAGLIQPNCTGGCTSTNGFCIGNLANSVAVNASSGANGKLGANFDGRANVAQNLSYAVLRGQGSPTLVSPTFNMSAVEGFKVQFWLFPSESSCGQTNGWGSCTGNVAFLDFSSNGGTNWTQIMQMDLNSSNIDMCTNNSTNTMWLTGSSWSRVCLTVFKSATSPGNFYTAATGSTAASGIMVSNTYFTSNFKFRIRYAQSVSCNVTATATNPGRYLAIDYPVITSGNEMIPCGISFSNMCGYGPDNNDDGVGSSTATTQTTAFGTVKRSVNQAERGVEIFNSQNSTFGSNNASGSNFSTNYDLCNAEGGDQQCIDWQANNNSSAAVYECITDWETTGISLAYYKETTPQSLGMTKVTAAGKTAAIGWRHTATLYSNCGGSLDLNAGCNGYSFRSGSLPTQFSRGFYQLATNTIGQSWTFYGATSCSHYFNGPTFAPIAIPTALPSAANYVICSGPNLVFTADVNYCSTSSFTGASTISITGPGGFSETIDGGSTGSNPITIAGEYFLTGYTPSSPNQCLDCGRTICVTVAQIDIDNCNSSLPVQLINLRALSKETSVELFWETESEKNSNHFNIERSENGSEFETIEIIQAAGNSSKVLSYQFNDLMPLTGTSYYRLKMVDLDGSNRYSSIISTISKSSDIQIFPNPNNGTFQVVGLNGLNTLELSDLQGKSIQLKETNEESISFDLKQESGVYMLRISNSKGSETLRVLVK
- a CDS encoding MFS transporter, giving the protein MTIQKGDKKVIRGWVMYDWANSVYNLVISSAIFPIFYDTVTTKQYLSEKAENAGKAWADLDPSQLAKGEEVMVDFFGMHIPNSALMSFVLSASFLLVSFSSPLLSGVADYRGNKKRFLQFFCYLGAISCMSLYFFTDLMRSGWMEIGMLSLFFASIGFWNSLVFYNSYLPEIAPKKDLDKISARGFTMGYLGSMILLIICLVLIKTQDFPVQYCFLLVGLWWVGFSQFTYRVLPNTSSPRVLEKGYIWKGFKELRTVFGEFRKTKRLKRYLTSFFFFNTGVQTVMLMATFFAKKEISWPVVDGKVDDSGLIIAILLIQLLGAAGAFVMSRLSGKIGNIKTLGISIVIWLGVCAAAFVIETPVQFYGLACAVGIVMGGVQALARSTYSKYLPETEDNASYFSFYDATEKIGIVTGTLFFGLMEIGFESIRYSVVSVAFFFIIGLLLLFRIPKEERSGLDAVYD
- a CDS encoding NAD(P)-dependent oxidoreductase; the encoded protein is MNQVKLGIIREGKTPPDKRVPLTPKQCKLVEMKFPQVKVFVQESEVRAFKDEEYSAEGIEVVKDLSDCDIIMGVKEVNISDLIPQKKFLFFSHTIKKQPYNRNLLRAILEKKIQLIDYEVLKSKENKRIIGFGRYAGIVGAYNGIRAYGEKTGSFQLKPAHECTGRKEMEEELQHVDFPSDMKLVLTGFGRVGYGAREIMDLLPFTEVSPDEFLAEKFETPVFTHLEIEDYYRRKDGKPFSKAEFYSTPEIYESSFTRYSEAADIYIACHFWSNKSPFILTADDLKSSKNKIQVVADVSCDIQGPIASTLRPSKIADPFYGYDPKTGEECDWKATGSITVMAVDNLPCELPKDASEDFGNELIKSVFPHLFGDDPDNIIGRGSETDLNGNLTTYFAYLNDYVNQVTA